In a genomic window of Borrelia maritima:
- a CDS encoding bifunctional 5,10-methylenetetrahydrofolate dehydrogenase/5,10-methenyltetrahydrofolate cyclohydrolase has translation MNTVFNGRDFANKYYLILKEFLKQYDLRYKIALKVILANDEPASKLYVSIKSRVAKEIGLNVEVIKFSANSVQSDILKVINRENKNLSTDGIIVQLPFLEGMDLNSILNGIVSSKDVDGLSFVNLGKMILGDKKGFIPCTALAVLKILRDEEIKTSGKTVVVVGRSPLVGRPISILLSSKPYDATVITCHSKSIYLDVYLRQADIIISAVGKPKLIDKSMLSRNPYVIDIGISEIETNNGKILSGDTDFDNIKDCVKFITPVKGGIGPVTVLMLMFNTIKAHLINNNMLDILDRLEKLLEV, from the coding sequence TTGAATACTGTGTTTAATGGGAGGGATTTTGCAAATAAGTATTATTTAATACTTAAAGAATTCTTAAAACAGTATGACTTGAGATATAAAATTGCATTAAAAGTTATTTTAGCAAATGATGAGCCTGCAAGCAAGCTTTATGTTTCAATTAAGAGTCGAGTTGCAAAAGAGATTGGCTTAAATGTTGAAGTGATTAAATTTTCTGCAAATTCTGTTCAAAGTGATATTTTAAAAGTAATTAATAGAGAAAATAAAAATTTAAGTACAGATGGAATTATTGTTCAATTGCCCTTTTTAGAAGGTATGGATTTAAATTCTATTTTAAATGGCATAGTTTCTTCAAAAGATGTTGATGGTTTGTCTTTTGTTAATTTGGGTAAAATGATTTTGGGTGATAAAAAAGGATTTATTCCTTGTACAGCTCTTGCTGTATTAAAGATTTTGCGAGATGAAGAGATAAAAACATCGGGGAAAACGGTTGTTGTAGTTGGCAGAAGTCCTCTTGTAGGAAGGCCTATTTCAATATTACTCTCGTCAAAGCCTTATGATGCAACTGTTATTACTTGTCACAGTAAAAGTATTTATCTAGATGTTTATTTAAGACAGGCTGATATTATTATTTCGGCTGTTGGTAAGCCCAAGTTGATAGATAAAAGTATGTTGAGTAGAAATCCTTATGTGATTGATATTGGTATTTCTGAAATTGAGACTAATAACGGAAAAATTCTCTCAGGCGATACAGATTTTGACAATATTAAAGATTGTGTTAAATTTATTACTCCTGTTAAGGGAGGAATAGGACCAGTTACAGTGCTTATGTTAATGTTTAATACAATTAAAGCTCATTTGATTAATAATAATATGCTTGATATTTTAGATAGACTGGAAAAATTATTGGAGGTGTAG
- the lepB gene encoding signal peptidase I — MHLKRLDKFASFLVCLVEKYLTYRKRKKYFCKLRAKKRGFLLNFLFDFLAAAIFVLAINQYFVQAYKIPSGSMENTLQIGDFLFVDKFSYGPELLPGLFKINGFKTPEESDIIIFENPEYKSKGVFFDIFQRILYMLTLSFVDLDRDEYGNPSVRFLVKRGVFTDGKIVRFNSGKAYIKREGEENFILEDSYWDLVDQSFNIKKIVANEDYEIYGDFAMFIALRQLNINLSSTPDFSFFDVRVIDRFELERLEYKYLSAFMPYVDYYIEKAIIRDYGIYVPYGYVLPIGDNRDNSHDGRFFGVINKDKVLGRTLIIYLPFSRVGFI, encoded by the coding sequence ATGCATTTAAAAAGATTGGATAAATTTGCATCTTTTTTGGTATGTCTTGTTGAAAAATACTTGACATATCGAAAAAGAAAAAAGTATTTTTGCAAGTTAAGGGCAAAGAAACGAGGATTTTTGCTTAACTTTTTATTTGATTTTTTAGCAGCAGCAATTTTTGTACTGGCAATAAATCAGTATTTTGTTCAAGCTTATAAAATACCATCAGGTTCAATGGAAAATACTCTTCAAATAGGAGATTTTTTGTTTGTAGATAAATTTTCTTACGGTCCCGAACTTTTACCTGGATTATTTAAGATTAATGGTTTTAAAACTCCAGAAGAATCCGATATTATTATTTTTGAAAATCCAGAATATAAATCAAAGGGTGTTTTTTTTGATATCTTTCAAAGAATACTTTACATGTTAACGCTATCTTTTGTTGATCTTGATAGAGATGAATACGGCAATCCTAGTGTTAGATTTCTTGTAAAAAGGGGTGTATTTACAGACGGTAAAATTGTTAGATTTAATAGCGGGAAAGCTTATATTAAAAGAGAAGGTGAAGAGAATTTTATTTTAGAAGATTCTTATTGGGATTTGGTTGATCAAAGTTTTAATATTAAAAAAATTGTAGCAAATGAGGACTACGAGATTTATGGTGATTTTGCTATGTTTATTGCTCTGCGCCAGTTAAATATAAATTTAAGTAGTACTCCCGATTTCTCATTTTTTGATGTTAGAGTGATTGATAGGTTTGAGCTTGAGAGATTGGAATATAAGTATTTATCTGCTTTTATGCCCTATGTTGATTATTATATAGAAAAAGCTATAATAAGGGATTATGGGATTTATGTTCCTTATGGGTATGTTTTGCCAATTGGAGACAATAGAGACAATTCTCATGATGGTCGATTTTTTGGAGTAATCAATAAAGATAAGGTGCTTGGCAGAACCCTAATAATATATCTTCCATTTTCTAGGGTAGGATTTATTTAA
- a CDS encoding SUMF1/EgtB/PvdO family nonheme iron enzyme, which yields MKEVDDNSNIELFEVKLKPILGIGPKVYVFLTIIILLLSLISILIIIPKFKNPGAYLKIDSNIANTYIYLNEKYIGRTPINKYINTTEGIIKAKRMGFKTYEQKIKINNKFFGSYNLQINLELVDPEKIIKQRQKELSVMVKIKNINENTKLIPVFSLISSELKEHPEYIKKFLKDSIPYLNSIEMFKDFLNSYKTVYSIDKNNNNQEEIWSSLKTNFDLENRAIFWFLENLDEDQKMLTKNESWIKTLIKTLDNENIQLISKNEKINIKLPGFKKINSNKIEKTQNYELDSKNISLKSIYSIKEFLIQEQNVTKYEYQDFLKENPKWAANNKENLIKAQLVDENYLKNFNQIGLNEAITGISYFSAIEYANWYSKKLPKGFKARLPISQEWELYQKEPNKNPLNINEISKKVGFWNLMQNSSFNDIAIFKNERNFYNENSNFYSLITEIRTYSHKNNNLLNPSTKASFLKNWSSPNIGFRLIVSKE from the coding sequence ATGAAAGAAGTCGACGATAATTCAAATATTGAGCTTTTTGAAGTTAAATTAAAGCCAATTCTAGGAATAGGACCTAAAGTTTACGTATTTCTTACAATAATAATACTACTTCTAAGTTTAATATCAATTTTAATAATCATACCCAAATTTAAAAATCCGGGAGCATATTTAAAAATAGATTCTAATATCGCAAACACTTACATCTATTTAAACGAAAAATATATTGGAAGAACTCCAATTAATAAATATATAAATACCACTGAAGGAATTATTAAAGCAAAAAGAATGGGATTTAAAACCTACGAACAAAAAATAAAAATTAACAACAAATTTTTTGGAAGCTACAATTTGCAAATAAATTTGGAATTAGTTGATCCTGAAAAAATCATTAAACAAAGACAAAAAGAGCTCTCTGTAATGGTAAAAATAAAAAATATTAATGAAAATACAAAACTAATTCCTGTATTTTCATTAATATCTAGCGAGCTAAAAGAACATCCCGAATACATTAAAAAATTTCTAAAAGATTCCATACCTTACTTAAATTCAATAGAAATGTTTAAAGATTTTCTAAATTCATACAAAACTGTGTATTCAATAGACAAAAACAATAATAATCAAGAGGAAATATGGAGCTCCTTAAAAACAAATTTTGACTTAGAAAATAGAGCTATCTTTTGGTTTTTAGAAAATTTAGACGAAGATCAAAAAATGCTAACAAAAAATGAATCTTGGATTAAAACATTAATCAAAACTCTAGACAATGAAAACATTCAATTAATTTCTAAAAATGAAAAAATTAATATAAAGTTACCTGGATTTAAAAAAATAAATTCAAATAAAATCGAAAAAACTCAAAATTATGAATTAGATTCAAAAAATATTTCACTAAAATCTATCTATAGCATAAAAGAATTTCTTATTCAAGAGCAAAATGTTACAAAATATGAGTATCAGGATTTTTTAAAAGAAAATCCAAAATGGGCAGCAAATAACAAAGAAAATTTAATAAAAGCACAACTTGTAGATGAAAATTATCTTAAAAATTTTAATCAAATAGGCTTAAATGAAGCTATTACGGGAATATCTTATTTCTCAGCAATAGAATATGCCAACTGGTACTCTAAAAAACTTCCCAAGGGATTTAAAGCAAGACTACCCATATCACAAGAATGGGAATTGTACCAGAAAGAACCAAACAAAAACCCATTAAATATTAATGAAATATCAAAAAAAGTTGGATTTTGGAATTTAATGCAAAATTCGTCTTTTAACGATATTGCAATATTTAAAAATGAAAGAAATTTTTATAACGAAAATTCAAATTTTTATTCATTGATAACAGAGATTAGAACATATTCTCATAAAAATAATAATTTATTAAATCCATCAACTAAGGCTTCTTTTTTAAAAAATTGGAGCTCTCCAAACATTGGTTTTAGATTGATTGTATCAAAGGAATAG
- a CDS encoding DUF188 domain-containing protein, producing MLNKIFVDADSCNFKIIKFLQNFIRNYNKSKLIVVSNKVLNLEEAENVVLEVVDNVDAFILNLADRYSLVITRDIFFAKLLLDIETKVMNDEGQIFNINNINYLCFRSKINLNLKIKIKKYYDLDFNKSRYEKFITNFYSLFFS from the coding sequence TTGTTAAATAAAATTTTTGTTGATGCTGATTCTTGTAATTTTAAGATAATAAAATTTTTACAAAACTTTATTAGAAACTACAATAAATCAAAACTTATTGTAGTTTCTAATAAAGTTTTGAATTTGGAAGAAGCAGAAAATGTTGTTTTAGAAGTGGTAGATAATGTTGATGCATTTATTTTGAATTTAGCAGATAGGTACAGTCTTGTTATTACTCGAGATATTTTTTTTGCTAAACTTCTTTTAGATATTGAAACCAAGGTCATGAATGATGAAGGCCAAATTTTTAATATAAATAATATAAATTATTTATGTTTTAGGTCTAAGATTAATCTTAATTTGAAAATTAAGATTAAAAAATATTATGATCTAGATTTTAATAAATCTAGATATGAGAAATTTATAACGAATTTTTATTCTTTATTCTTTAGTTAA
- the bamB gene encoding outer membrane protein assembly factor BamB, translating to MKQKYENYFKKRLILNLLIFLLLACSSESIFSQLGNLQKINHEYNILGSSSPIGISLVGETLYIAAMHLFKKENGKIEKIDLSNSYEFINDIVNVSGKTYLLAQNKKAELEVCELNGKDWKLKFKKPLKAYKFLKSVGKDGVKEAYILAIDKNKQERIFDLEGMDKTPSQANKNDKFYQISNENNLITGNSLKIWQINNNTYKSIDYQQAKEIMPIIKTNIRGFSEILVMTGGYNNLETKFKVYSSVNNYTTPIFIQDEVGEFNSYFAREFNDAILIGSNNGFAEFKKNKEGVFALQGPSKSVEPGAYNGSQLSKTGLNDIIPVSNNTIYILTQGKGLWKLENKKLTKE from the coding sequence ATGAAACAAAAATATGAAAACTATTTTAAAAAAAGATTAATTTTAAACCTATTAATATTTTTACTACTAGCATGCTCAAGCGAATCTATATTTTCCCAATTAGGAAATCTGCAAAAAATAAACCATGAATATAATATTTTGGGCAGTTCAAGTCCAATAGGAATCTCTCTAGTAGGAGAAACTCTCTACATTGCAGCTATGCATTTATTTAAAAAAGAAAACGGCAAGATTGAAAAAATTGATTTAAGCAATTCTTATGAATTTATAAATGACATTGTAAATGTATCTGGAAAAACCTATCTTTTAGCGCAAAACAAAAAAGCAGAACTAGAGGTTTGTGAACTAAATGGAAAAGATTGGAAATTAAAATTTAAAAAACCATTAAAAGCATATAAATTTTTAAAATCTGTGGGCAAAGATGGTGTAAAAGAAGCATATATTTTAGCTATAGACAAAAACAAGCAAGAGAGAATTTTTGATCTAGAAGGCATGGATAAAACACCATCACAAGCTAATAAAAATGACAAATTTTATCAAATATCAAATGAAAATAACTTAATTACAGGAAATTCACTTAAAATATGGCAAATAAATAACAATACATATAAAAGCATAGACTATCAACAAGCAAAAGAAATAATGCCTATTATTAAAACAAACATTAGAGGTTTTTCTGAAATCTTAGTAATGACTGGTGGTTATAATAATTTAGAAACAAAATTTAAAGTGTATTCAAGTGTAAATAATTACACAACACCAATATTCATTCAAGACGAAGTAGGCGAATTTAACAGCTACTTTGCAAGAGAATTTAATGATGCAATATTAATCGGAAGTAATAATGGGTTTGCAGAATTTAAAAAAAATAAAGAAGGAGTTTTTGCTTTACAAGGACCCTCAAAATCTGTAGAACCTGGAGCTTATAACGGTTCTCAGTTAAGCAAAACGGGTCTTAACGATATTATTCCTGTATCAAACAACACAATTTATATACTAACTCAAGGTAAAGGATTGTGGAAATTGGAAAACAAAAAATTAACTAAAGAATAA
- a CDS encoding PQQ-dependent sugar dehydrogenase — translation MKNQFLNTYFQLITTIFLILSIPMAAEETANTLKVPNGFKVEIFLKNIIEKPRGITSDQDGNIFIGSGSNFAYFVTKNKKIYTIAKTLQKPIGIAYWDNKLYISSVDKIYVVENVKEEINKSIKADKDYTWKMQIFAFLPKNNSQMHSGRYIKVDPKNNKLIVNIGSQHNVKIPPKKEAIILSIDLKTKKEDIIAFGVRNSVGFDFHPISNEIYFSDNGQDGLGDNIPPDEINLITKYKEHFGFPYVYGKNQKNYNFYNKAPKNTKFTPSTYDLPAHVAPLGIHFYRENNFPKEYINKLFIAEHGSWNRSSPVGYKITTLDIDSKNRTAKNYKVFLSGFLKPDNSKFGRPVDITTYYDGSILFTDDFGNKIYRVYYEKT, via the coding sequence ATGAAGAATCAATTTTTAAATACCTATTTTCAATTAATTACAACTATTTTTTTAATCTTATCTATACCTATGGCAGCAGAAGAAACGGCAAACACACTAAAAGTTCCAAATGGATTTAAAGTCGAAATTTTTTTAAAAAATATAATTGAAAAACCAAGGGGAATTACAAGCGATCAAGATGGAAACATATTCATAGGATCTGGGAGTAATTTTGCATACTTTGTAACAAAAAACAAAAAAATTTATACCATAGCTAAAACCCTACAAAAACCCATTGGCATTGCTTATTGGGATAATAAACTATATATATCTTCTGTTGATAAAATATATGTGGTTGAAAATGTAAAAGAAGAAATTAATAAAAGCATAAAAGCAGATAAAGACTATACATGGAAAATGCAAATTTTTGCATTTTTACCAAAAAATAATTCTCAAATGCATTCAGGGCGTTATATTAAAGTGGATCCTAAAAATAACAAATTAATAGTAAACATAGGATCCCAACATAATGTCAAAATTCCTCCAAAAAAAGAAGCAATAATCCTTAGTATTGATTTAAAAACAAAAAAAGAAGATATAATAGCTTTTGGAGTAAGAAACTCGGTTGGATTTGATTTTCATCCAATTAGCAATGAAATATATTTTAGCGACAATGGTCAAGACGGATTGGGTGACAACATTCCTCCAGATGAAATAAATTTAATAACCAAATATAAAGAACACTTTGGATTTCCATATGTGTATGGGAAAAACCAAAAAAATTACAATTTTTATAACAAAGCACCCAAAAACACTAAGTTTACTCCGTCTACTTATGACCTTCCTGCACATGTAGCTCCACTTGGAATACACTTTTACCGAGAAAATAACTTTCCAAAAGAATATATAAATAAATTATTCATAGCAGAACATGGCTCATGGAACAGATCTTCTCCTGTTGGCTACAAAATAACTACACTAGACATTGATTCTAAAAACAGAACAGCAAAAAATTATAAGGTCTTTTTATCTGGATTTTTAAAACCTGACAACTCTAAATTTGGGCGCCCTGTTGATATAACCACATATTATGACGGCTCAATTCTTTTTACAGATGATTTTGGAAATAAAATTTACAGAGTTTACTACGAAAAAACTTAA
- the lepB gene encoding signal peptidase I encodes MARYLTFEQRLFKKKQRKIFLKYVLAFLILNFFFTKFVLQVFIIKGNEMLPTITRNASLFFVATHITSFFVPLKMNDIVLYEDFRLSNNFLLTLIKDFFFLNKIFKKASYKVSRIAAVQGDSVYVRGLNVLVNKKDTNFFYLNGNLVSYYKLNDFFNTDEVVKCFILKKNEIFLLNDNLSVLNDSRIFGPINKNAIISFLAFKVVEYKIVK; translated from the coding sequence GTGGCCCGATATTTAACCTTTGAACAAAGACTTTTTAAAAAAAAGCAAAGAAAAATTTTTTTAAAATATGTTTTAGCATTTTTAATATTAAATTTTTTTTTCACAAAGTTTGTTTTGCAAGTTTTTATAATTAAAGGTAATGAGATGTTGCCAACAATAACACGAAATGCTAGTTTATTTTTTGTTGCAACACATATAACATCTTTTTTTGTTCCCTTAAAAATGAATGATATTGTTCTTTATGAAGATTTTAGATTAAGTAATAATTTTTTATTAACTTTAATAAAAGATTTCTTTTTTTTAAATAAAATTTTTAAAAAAGCAAGCTATAAGGTGTCAAGAATAGCGGCTGTTCAGGGCGATTCTGTGTATGTTAGAGGTTTAAATGTTTTAGTAAATAAAAAGGATACAAATTTTTTTTATTTGAATGGCAATTTAGTTAGTTATTATAAGTTAAATGATTTTTTTAATACAGATGAAGTGGTTAAATGTTTTATTTTGAAAAAAAATGAAATTTTTTTATTAAATGACAATTTAAGTGTTTTAAATGATTCTAGAATATTTGGACCGATTAATAAAAATGCTATTATTTCTTTTTTGGCCTTTAAAGTAGTGGAATATAAGATTGTTAAATAA
- a CDS encoding YebC/PmpR family DNA-binding transcriptional regulator codes for MSGHSKWSTIKRKKGALDAKRNKIFTKLIREITIAAKIGGGDIDSNPRLRVAVNKAKVANMPKDNIEKAIKKGIGGNEGVEYFEVTYEAYAPYGVALMIKCLTDNKNRTSSDVKSVLAKGGGSLGAPGSVSYMFYRKGLIVYNLEKYLEDEIMELALEVGAEDILVSNNEAEVITSPDDFDKVLSFLKPEFKEEVAEIALIPENKISLNKEQAEKIILLVEKLEDFDDVQEVIHNLEIPEELS; via the coding sequence ATGTCTGGACATAGCAAATGGTCAACAATAAAGAGAAAAAAGGGCGCTCTTGATGCAAAGCGCAATAAAATTTTTACAAAGCTAATAAGAGAAATAACTATTGCAGCTAAAATTGGAGGGGGAGATATTGATTCTAATCCGAGACTAAGAGTTGCCGTTAATAAGGCCAAAGTTGCCAATATGCCAAAAGATAATATTGAGAAGGCAATAAAAAAGGGTATTGGTGGCAATGAAGGGGTTGAATATTTTGAAGTCACTTATGAGGCTTATGCTCCTTATGGAGTAGCATTAATGATTAAATGCCTAACGGACAATAAAAACAGAACTTCTAGCGATGTGAAAAGTGTTCTTGCAAAAGGTGGGGGATCTCTTGGTGCTCCAGGTTCAGTTTCATATATGTTCTACAGAAAGGGTCTAATTGTTTACAACTTAGAAAAATATCTTGAGGATGAAATAATGGAGCTTGCATTAGAAGTTGGTGCTGAAGATATTTTAGTTTCAAATAATGAAGCAGAAGTTATAACAAGTCCTGATGATTTTGATAAAGTCTTATCTTTTTTAAAGCCTGAATTTAAAGAAGAGGTTGCAGAGATAGCTTTAATTCCTGAAAATAAAATTTCTTTAAACAAAGAGCAAGCAGAAAAAATAATTCTTCTTGTTGAAAAGCTTGAAGACTTTGATGATGTTCAGGAAGTAATTCATAATTTAGAGATTCCGGAAGAATTAAGTTAG
- a CDS encoding BB0027 family outer member beta-barrel protein, giving the protein MKKYLYFTLIAILLISVNTKKVEAAANIDRHTNSTLGIDLSVGVPIFYNDLSRAYSTNLYPGGIGAIKYQYHILNNLAIGLELRYMFNFDINHSFNILNPDSSVGKIFYSVPITFSVNYIFDIGELFQIPVFTNVGFSLNTYGDRNNNITNLRTFDALPTISFGSGILWNFNYKWSFGTTASWWMMFEFGNSAKMAHFALISLSVTVNVNKL; this is encoded by the coding sequence ATGAAAAAATACCTTTATTTTACACTAATTGCAATCTTGTTAATTAGTGTAAACACAAAAAAAGTTGAAGCCGCAGCTAATATTGATAGGCATACAAACTCTACTTTAGGAATAGATTTAAGCGTTGGAGTGCCTATCTTTTACAATGACTTATCAAGAGCTTATTCTACTAATTTATATCCCGGAGGAATTGGAGCAATCAAATATCAGTACCATATTCTAAACAATTTAGCAATTGGACTTGAGTTAAGATATATGTTTAACTTTGACATTAACCATTCTTTTAATATATTAAATCCAGATTCCAGTGTAGGCAAAATTTTTTATAGTGTGCCTATTACATTTTCAGTAAACTATATATTTGATATAGGAGAATTATTTCAAATTCCAGTTTTCACAAATGTAGGGTTTTCTCTTAATACATATGGAGATAGAAATAACAACATTACAAACTTAAGAACTTTTGATGCACTCCCTACAATCTCTTTTGGATCTGGAATTTTGTGGAACTTTAACTATAAATGGTCTTTTGGAACAACAGCATCTTGGTGGATGATGTTTGAATTTGGGAATTCTGCTAAAATGGCACATTTTGCACTTATATCATTATCAGTTACAGTAAATGTAAATAAATTGTAG